The Candidatus Rokuibacteriota bacterium genomic interval GCCGGAAACCGGCACGCCGGGTTTGAGGTGGCGGGGGCTGGAAACGGCTTACGGCGAACCTACACGGGCACGAAGCTGGAAACGGCGGACACAGCCAAGGGGAGCCTACGGAGCTTTGCGCCAGTCCTCGACCCTACTCAAAGCCGCCCGGACGCTGGGGCTCACCATTCCGCCGTCGCTGCTGCTGCGCGCCGATCGCGTCGTCGAATAGTCCCCCGAATAGTCCCCCACCGACAAGGAGAAGCGTGATGGCCCAACCCGTCGATCCTAATAGCGTCCTCATGACCGGCGAGAACTCGTTCATCCGGCTCAGCCTGGACGGCGGCACGACGCTGTCGACCCGCGTGAGCCACTGGCGTGTCCTCTGGTGCCCTGCCGGGGCCGGCCACGCGCTCTTCATGCAGTCGCCTCTCACCAATGGCGCCGTGCAGGTCTACAGCGACAATATTGCGGTGACACGTTGGCTGCAGCGCACGATCGAGTTGTTGCTCTTTCCCGCCTTCGCCGACACCGCCCTGCCCGTGGTCGGCGCCCAGTTCGCGCGCTCGGGCGACCCGCGCGCGACGGCCGTCGAGACCGTGAACTCGGCCACCGAGCGCATCCGCCTCACGTGGTACGACTGCCTCGAGCCCTTCGTGCTCACGATGGCGCCGGGGATGAACAACCGGCCCATTGGCGTCTTCAGCACCTTCTTCCCCGCGAAGTCGGCACAGATCGAAGTGAGCGGGCGGTTCGCTCCCGGCGCGCCATGGGCGGAGATGCGTGGAGACCGCCAGAGCTCGAGCGCGTGCCTGGCGTGGTCGGAGACGTGGGTGAAGCCGCGGGGCTAGAGTCGCTCAGTGCAGATCTGGGTAGACGCCGATGCGTGCCCGCAAGTCATCAAGGAGATCCTGTTCCGGGCCGCCGAGCGGGCGCAGGTCCTGACGACGCTGGTCGCGAACGCGCCGCTCCGCACGCCGCCGTCACCCTTCATCAGGAGCGTGCGGGTGGCGAGGGGCTTCGACGTGGCCGACCACCGGATCGTGCAGGAGGTCCAGCCCGGGGACCTGGTGGTCACGGCTGACATACCCTTGGCCGCCGAAGTGATCGCGCGCGGAGCGCACGCGCTCGATCCGCGAGGAGAGCTCTACTCGGAGGACAACGTCCGCGAGCGCCTCGCCATGCGCAACCTCATGCAGGAGCTGCGCTCGACCGGTGCTATCCTCGGCGGCCCGGCGCCGTTCGACCAGAGCGACCGGCAGCTCTTCGCCAATCACCTGGACCACTTCCTGACAAGGGATCGACCCGCGTAGCTTGGCCTCAGTCGGCCCGGGCACCCGGGGGCTGGGGAGGGCGGACGAGGTCGGCCGCAGTGTGGGCGATCAGCGCCGACAGGATCACCGCTCCGCCCACCAGTGAGAATGCCCCGGGCCGCTCGCCCACGGCGAGCCAGACCCACAGCGGCCCGAGCACACATTCCAGGACGCCGATGAGGGAAGCCTCCGCCACCGGGATGAGCCGCGCCCCGGCGGTGAAGAGCAGGAGCCCGGCGCCGAGCTGGCCGATGCCGAAGAGCGCGAGCAGCGCCAGGTCGCCGGCGCTGGCCGAGGACGGATCGGCCCAGATGAAGGCAATCACCGCCCCGAGTGCCGCGGCCAGCGCGGCCGCCGCGGGCATGGGCACGGTGCGATGCCAACGCACGACCACGGTGGCCCCAGCAAAGGCCGTGGCGGTGCCGAGAGCGAGCAGATCGCCGATGCGCGAGCCCACGCCCGCCGAGCCCGACAGCATCACCACGGTGCCGAGGAGCGCCACGCCCATGGCGACCCACGTCCTGGGGCGTACCCGCTCGCCCAGGAAGAGCCAGCCGCCGAGCCCCGCGATGAAGGGCGACAGGCTCTGGATGACCAGCGTGTTCGCCACCGAGGTGCGCGAGAGAGCCATGATGAAGCAGATCGATGCCGTGGCGAAGCACGCGGCCATCAGCACGCCGGGCCAGCCGGTCTCGCGGATGACCGCGGCCAGCCGGCCCCGCCGGGCGATCGCGACCGCGGAGAAGAGAAACGCCGCGCAGAACACCGAGCGCCAGAACACCGTCGTCCACGGGCCGGTGCCGACGAGGCGGGCGATGAGGCCGCCGGTGCTCCAGCAGAGCGCCGCCGCGGCGACCAGCCAGAAGCCTTCCCGGCGGGTTCGCCCGGCCGCATGCTCGAGCGCCCGCGCGCGTCCGACGCTTGGGTGATCCGGTGTCACGAGGCAGCAGTCTAGCAGCGCGGGGGATGCGCCGCGGCCCTTTCCCCCGCGGTGTGCCTTCGACTTCGCGCTCGACTCCCCCGTCCCACGCGCCCTATCGGGGACTCAGGCTCGATTGCGTGGGGATTGGTGCCCGAATGACCGGTTTCTCATCCTGTTGTTGACAGCCCGCAATTGGGGTACAGTACCCGCCACTTGTCGCTGGCCGCTCCGTCCTGTCCGAGAACATAAGGGAGGAACGACGACCATGCGCTCACGACCGCCCCTAGCAGGCCTGTTCGTCATGCTCGTCGCTCTTCCCGGGCCTCGCCATCTTCGTCACCGTGCTCGGCTTCAACCTCTTCGGCGACGGCTTGCGCGATGCGCTCGACCCGCGCCTCAATTAGCCAACCTCCAACCATTGAGGGAATGCACATGATGACGATTCGGACTCTCGCGGGCGCGCTGGCGGTGCTGCTCCTGGCCGGCGCCGTCCCGGCCTGGGCCAACCACCGCCCGAACAACGAGGCGCTGATCGGCGGCGCGATCTCCCAGACCGGGCGCTACGCCGAGCCGGCGGGTCGCCAGGTCAACTCGATCAAGATGTGGGTCGACGAGGTGAACGCCCGTGGCGGCCTCCTGGGCCACAAGGTCCGGCTCATCCTGCTCGACGACAAGTCCGACACTCAGTCCGCGATCAAGCTCTACGAGAAACTGATCACCGAGGACAAGGTCGACCTGGTCCTCGGTCCCTACTCGAGCGGCATCACCGAGGCGGTCGCCAACGTCACCGAGCGCTACAAGATGCCGTTCGTCGCCTACGGAGCGTCGTCGAGCCCTATCTGGGAGAAGGGGCGGCGCTA includes:
- a CDS encoding YaiI/YqxD family protein, which gives rise to MQIWVDADACPQVIKEILFRAAERAQVLTTLVANAPLRTPPSPFIRSVRVARGFDVADHRIVQEVQPGDLVVTADIPLAAEVIARGAHALDPRGELYSEDNVRERLAMRNLMQELRSTGAILGGPAPFDQSDRQLFANHLDHFLTRDRPA
- a CDS encoding DMT family transporter, yielding MTPDHPSVGRARALEHAAGRTRREGFWLVAAAALCWSTGGLIARLVGTGPWTTVFWRSVFCAAFLFSAVAIARRGRLAAVIRETGWPGVLMAACFATASICFIMALSRTSVANTLVIQSLSPFIAGLGGWLFLGERVRPRTWVAMGVALLGTVVMLSGSAGVGSRIGDLLALGTATAFAGATVVVRWHRTVPMPAAAALAAALGAVIAFIWADPSSASAGDLALLALFGIGQLGAGLLLFTAGARLIPVAEASLIGVLECVLGPLWVWLAVGERPGAFSLVGGAVILSALIAHTAADLVRPPQPPGARAD